The following are encoded in a window of Strigops habroptila isolate Jane chromosome 9, bStrHab1.2.pri, whole genome shotgun sequence genomic DNA:
- the SLC25A5 gene encoding ADP/ATP translocase 2 isoform X2, whose amino-acid sequence MSDQLFKPAKSQRRLSPRFTSPPAASRLASPRLPPPLAMTDAALSFAKDFLTGGVAAAISKTAVAPIERVKLLLQVQHASKQLSADKHYKGIIDCVVRIPREQGILSFWRGNLANVIRYFPTQALNFAFKDKYKEIFLGGVDKRTQFWRYFAGNLASGGAAGATSLCFVYPLDFARTRLGADVGKAKADREFSGLGDCLVKVFRSDGLRGLYQGFNVSVQGIIIYRAAYFGIYDTVKGMLPDPKNTHIIVNWMIAQTVTAVAGFTSYPFDTVRRRMMMQSGRKGADIMYTGTLDCWRKIARDEGSKAFFKGAWSNVLRGMGGAFVLVLYDEIKKYT is encoded by the exons ATGTCTGATCAGCTCTTCAAACCTGCTAAGAGTCAA CGCCGCCTCTCGCCTCGCTTCACCTCGCCTCCCGCCGCCTCTCGCCTCGCTTCACCTCGGCTCCCACCGCCTCTCGCCATGACCGATGCGGCCCTGTCCTTCGCCAAGGATTTCCTCACCGGCGGGGTGGCGGCCGCCATCTCCAAGACCGCCGTCGCCCCTATCGAGAGggtgaagctgctgctgcag GTGCAGCACGCCAGCAAGCAGCTCTCGGCCGACAAGCACTACAAGGGCATCATCGACTGTGTGGTGCGCATCCCCCGGGAGCAGGGCATCCTCTCCTTCTGGCGCGGCAACCTGGCCAATGTGATCCGGTACTTCCCCACCCAGGCCCTCAACTTTGCCTTCAAGGATAAGTACAAGGAGATCTTCCTGGGCGGTGTGGACAAGCGAACCCAGTTCTGGCGGTACTTCGCTGGTAACCTGGCTTCCGGGGGTGCTGCCGGCGCTACCTCCCTCTGCTTCGTCTACCCGCTTGACTTCGCCCGAACCCGCCTGGGAGCAGATGTGGGCAAAGCCAAGGCTGACCGGGAGTTCAGTGGGCTCGGCGACTGCCTCGTCAAAGTCTTCCGGTCAGATGGCCTCAGGGGCCTGTACCAGGGCTTCAATGTCTCTGTCCAGGGTATCATCATCTACAGAGCTGCCTACTTTGGCATCTACGACACTGTGAAGG GCATGCTCCCAGACCCAAAGAACACCCACATCATTGTCAACTGGATGATCGCTCAGACCGTCACCGCTGTCGCTGGTTTCACATCATACCCTTTTGATACTGTCCGTCGTCGCATGATGATGCAGTCTGGCCGGAAAGGAG CTGACATAATGTACACAGGCACCCTTGACTGCTGGCGGAAGATTGCCCGGGACGAGGGCTCCAAGGCATTTTTCAAAGGTGCATGGTCAAATGTACTTCGAGGAATGGGTGGTGCTTTTGTCTTAGTCCTATATGATGAAATCAAGAAGTACACATAA
- the SLC25A5 gene encoding ADP/ATP translocase 2 isoform X1, whose product MVGYRSEHLLTTELREYIRCLEVRDSLSILCAGDSTGRVSGWGPPRAVAVREFSQWGSACRAVSSTALRRCREARGDPSPRQGSPGRAPVPGIGGSRRTGGCHASPVPLPQPMGGRDAAARTAQRVRRRPYIRRPFHPPAQRRLSPRFTSPPAASRLASPRLPPPLAMTDAALSFAKDFLTGGVAAAISKTAVAPIERVKLLLQVQHASKQLSADKHYKGIIDCVVRIPREQGILSFWRGNLANVIRYFPTQALNFAFKDKYKEIFLGGVDKRTQFWRYFAGNLASGGAAGATSLCFVYPLDFARTRLGADVGKAKADREFSGLGDCLVKVFRSDGLRGLYQGFNVSVQGIIIYRAAYFGIYDTVKGMLPDPKNTHIIVNWMIAQTVTAVAGFTSYPFDTVRRRMMMQSGRKGADIMYTGTLDCWRKIARDEGSKAFFKGAWSNVLRGMGGAFVLVLYDEIKKYT is encoded by the exons ATGGTGGGGTACAGGTCTGAGCACCTCCTCACAACTGAGCTCAGGGAATACATACGGTGCCTGGAGGTCCGTGACTCCCTGAGCATCCTGTGTGCAGGGGACAGCACCGGCAGGGTGTCGGGGTGGGGGCCCCCCAGGGCGGTAGCAGTACGAGAGTTCTCTCAGTGGGGGTCTGCCTGCCGGGCTGTCTCCTCGACGGCGCTCAGACGGTGCAGGGAGGCTCGGGGGGACCCAAGCCCCCGCCAGGGCAGCCCGGGCCGCGCTCCCGTGCCGGGCATCGGCGGTTCGCGCCGCACCGGCGGTTGCCACGCCAGCCCCGTCCCCCTCCCGCAGCCAATGGGTGGGCGGGACGCGGCGGCGCGAACCGCCCAACGTGTCCGCCGCCGCCCCTATATAAGGCGGCCATTTCATCCGCCGGCGCAGCGCCGCCTCTCGCCTCGCTTCACCTCGCCTCCCGCCGCCTCTCGCCTCGCTTCACCTCGGCTCCCACCGCCTCTCGCCATGACCGATGCGGCCCTGTCCTTCGCCAAGGATTTCCTCACCGGCGGGGTGGCGGCCGCCATCTCCAAGACCGCCGTCGCCCCTATCGAGAGggtgaagctgctgctgcag GTGCAGCACGCCAGCAAGCAGCTCTCGGCCGACAAGCACTACAAGGGCATCATCGACTGTGTGGTGCGCATCCCCCGGGAGCAGGGCATCCTCTCCTTCTGGCGCGGCAACCTGGCCAATGTGATCCGGTACTTCCCCACCCAGGCCCTCAACTTTGCCTTCAAGGATAAGTACAAGGAGATCTTCCTGGGCGGTGTGGACAAGCGAACCCAGTTCTGGCGGTACTTCGCTGGTAACCTGGCTTCCGGGGGTGCTGCCGGCGCTACCTCCCTCTGCTTCGTCTACCCGCTTGACTTCGCCCGAACCCGCCTGGGAGCAGATGTGGGCAAAGCCAAGGCTGACCGGGAGTTCAGTGGGCTCGGCGACTGCCTCGTCAAAGTCTTCCGGTCAGATGGCCTCAGGGGCCTGTACCAGGGCTTCAATGTCTCTGTCCAGGGTATCATCATCTACAGAGCTGCCTACTTTGGCATCTACGACACTGTGAAGG GCATGCTCCCAGACCCAAAGAACACCCACATCATTGTCAACTGGATGATCGCTCAGACCGTCACCGCTGTCGCTGGTTTCACATCATACCCTTTTGATACTGTCCGTCGTCGCATGATGATGCAGTCTGGCCGGAAAGGAG CTGACATAATGTACACAGGCACCCTTGACTGCTGGCGGAAGATTGCCCGGGACGAGGGCTCCAAGGCATTTTTCAAAGGTGCATGGTCAAATGTACTTCGAGGAATGGGTGGTGCTTTTGTCTTAGTCCTATATGATGAAATCAAGAAGTACACATAA